The DNA region CCAGCAGCGGCGGTGCATCCGCGAGAGTCCTCTTCCAGTAATCTGCCTGTGCCTCCAGCCGCTCTCCTGCCAGCCACTTGCGCTGCCAAGCCGCGTAATCCGGGTACTGAATCTCCAGCGGCGGCAGCGGGTTCGGCTCGCCGCGCAGATACGTGCTGTAGAGGATACTGAGTTCGTTGACGAGAACCCCCATGGACCAGCCGTCAGAGACGATATGATGCTGCACCAAAATCAACACATGCTCTTCGTCACCGAGACGTACAAGGCAAGCCCGGAGCAGCGGGCCCCGAGAGAGATCGAAGGGGGTACGAACCTGTTGTTTATATAACTTGATTAACTGGCCTTGAGTGTCTGTCTTATCAGACAGATCGATTTCCGATAGTGGCAGCCCCATTGCTTCCGGGAGTAGCTCGACAGCGGGTCCGCCCTCAACGGTGACGAAGATGCTTCGCAGCGCCTCGTGACGAGCAAAGATGGTATCGAGGCTATAACGAAGAACACTGGTGTCCAAATCACCGCGCAGGCGCACTGCCATCGGAATGTGGTAGACCGGACTGGCACCTTCGAGCTGGCTGAGAAACCAGAGTCGCTGTTGCCCATAAGAAAGAGGTAATTTCACGCCGTCAGGCAATCGACTTATCGAAGGAAGACTCTGCTGATCACCTTGAAGGCGTCTTCCATCAATAGCTGTTCCCATTTGCACCAGGGTGGGAGCAGCGAATAACTCTGTTAGCGGAATATGAAGTTCAAAATTCTGTGCCAGGCGGCTCAGCAGGCGGACAGCTAAAAGCGAGTGACCGCCAAGATGGAAGAAGTTGTCATTGCGTCCAACGCGTTCGACATGCAGCAGTTCCTTCCAGATTTCAGCGAGTACAATCTCGGTCTCTCCGTAAGGCGGCTCATAGGCGTGGCTGGCATAGGCATCGCCCTCCGGTGCCGGCAGCGCCTTGCGATCGAGTTTTCCGTTAGGCGTCAGCGGCAGAGCTTCCAGATGCACGAATGCCGATGGCACCATGTACTCCGGCAGGAGCGTTGCAATATACATGCGCAGATGCTCAGCCGATATGTCTTTCGATGCGGATGTGGTGTAATAAGCGACCAGCCGCTTGTCTTCGGAAGTGTCTTTCTTTGCGATGACGACGGCCTGCTCGATCAGTGGATGCTCTACCAGGCGTGCTTCGATCTCACCCAGCTCGATGCGGAAGCCGCGGATCTTCACCTGCTGATCGTTCCGGCCGAGGAACTCCAGATTGCCGTCCGGCAGATAGCGTGCCAGGTCGCCGGTGCGGTACATGCGCGTTCCCGGCTCACCGCAGAAGGGGTCGGGGAGGAAGCGCTCCGCGGTCAGATCTGGCCGGTTGAGATAACCGCGAGCCACGCCCACACCACCAATGTATATTTCACCCGCCGCGCCGAGTGGTACCAGCTGATGTTGACTGTCGAGAAGGTAAATCCGCGTGTTCGCTATTGGGCGGCCGATCGGAACGATTGCGCTATCAAACCCCGATGGGCACGACCAGGCCGTCACATCGATTGCTGCCTCAGTGGGTCCATAGAGATTCTGGAGCCATAGGCGCGGTAACTGCTCGAAGCATGCCTTGACTTGAGCAGGCGAGAGCGTCTCGCCACTGCAGATGATCTGTCTCAGGCAAGTGCACCGTTCGACACCGGGAGTATGAATAAAGACATTTAGCACAGACGGGACAAAATGGGCAGTCGTGACTTTCCAGTCGCAGATCAAATGAATTAGCCGTTCCGGATCTGCCTGCTCACCGGGAGGAGTAAGCGCAAGTGTCGCACCTGCCATTAAAGTCCAGAAGAACTCCCAGACAGATACATCGAAACTGAAGGATGTCTTCTGCAGAACGACATCGCTGCTAGTGAGGCTATAGGCATTCTGCATCCAAACGAGTCGGTTGATGAGCGCACGGTGCTCATTCATGACCCCTTTGGGCGTACCGGTAGAACCCGAAGTGTAGATCACATAGGCAAGATGTTGTGAGGTAAGCCCCAATGTAGCCGGATCGGGATCAACTTCCACGTGCCGCGACCATGCCGGCAGGGGATCGTCGAGATCGAGCATGATGAGTTCATCTACAAGGCTGCTTCCGAGAACTTTACGACCGTGCGCATCGCAGAGCAGCACCCGAGGAGCAGCATCGCGCAACGCCCGCACAAGGCGTTCGGAAGGGTAGGCGGGATCGAGCGGCACGTATGCTCCTCCCGCCTTGAGGATGGCCAGCAGGCCGACTACCATCGTCGGGCCGCGGTCCACGCAGATGGCGACGCGGTCGTCCGGCCGGACATTCAGTTCGATCAGATAATGAGCCAGACGGTTGGCCCGGCTGTTCAATTCCGTATAGGTGAGAGATCCACCCTTAAAGATCAGCGCTTTCGCATCCGGACTCTTGCGTACCTGTTCTTCGAACAGCTGATGGATACACAGATTCTCCGGGTATGGAGCCTCGGTCGCATTCCATATCTCCAGCAGTAATTTCCGTTCAGCGGGAGGAATGACTTCGAGCTTGCAAACGGGCGTCTTCGGAGCTGTCTCCAGAGCATCTGCCAGGCTTTCGAGAGCCTGCCGCATGTAATCGCAGATGCGCTCCGAAGAAACGGGCGCGAGCACTTCGGAGGTCAATTCCAGAGAGTCTGAGAAATCGTCAACTGACAGAACTATGGGGTAATTGGTGCGATTTTCCCCCATCTTCCACTCGATTCCTTTGAATGGATGTTTCTCATCCAGGCGATACTCCCTCGCTGAAATTGGGTTGTGACGGTAATTAAGCACTGTGCTGAAGAGTGGGGTAGGAGCTTCGATCCCGCTGCACCTCTGAACAAAGGCAAGCGACGCATGTTCGTGTTTCAATAATTCAGCCAATCGAAAGTGAGTTCGTTCTATCGCTACCCCAGCCCCCTGCATGTCCAGGTCCAACACTATTGGCAACGTATTGATGAACATACCCACGGCTTGACTGACCCCCTCTCTCCCGTGCATACGCCCGAACAAAACCGTGCCGAAAACGACGCGTTCAGAGGAACTACAGCGCGCCAATACTTGGCCCCAAGCGAGATGACATAAGCTTGCCAAGGTCACACCGAGCCGGCGAGCCTGCAAGCGCAGCAGATCATTCAGCTCTGGAGGCAACTTAATTTGTGAGCGACTAACTTTGTGACCGTGTTGATACACATTGTTTAAGCCAAATGGAAAGGTGGGTTCACTGACCTGCCCGAGCATCTCTTTGAAGAATTCTTCGTGGGCGCCCGGTAAGTCGACCCCATGTGACTGAGCGACAAAAGCACGGAATGGCTCAGCTGGCGGCAGTGTCTCGCCGCGACCTTCCATCATGGCTTCAATTTCAGCTCGCAGAACCTGCACGGAGCCCGCGTCTTCAATTAAGTGATGACGCAGGTGCAGCGCAAACCATCGACTGCCGCCTATTTCCCGAGCAATCACGAACTGTAGGAGCGGGGCTCTTGTCAAATCCATTCGGTATCGCCCCGGATCAAAAAGACGAGTAAGTTGCTCTTCAACTGTTCCCTGACGCGGATCCGGTTCTAGTTCGGTAACCTGAAGCTGCGCTTGTCTCCACACCACCTGTGCAGGCCCTGAGATTCCTTTCCAGACAAAGGACGTCCGCAAAATATCGTGCCTATCAATAACCTGTTGCACAGCACGTAGGAAACGATCCAGCAGCGATCGATTTGCAAATGAGATCTGCGCGCTCAACACATAAGGGTCACCCTCATCGGTGAAGAGGTAATGGAAGAGTATTCCTTCCTGCAAGGCGGAAAGGGCGTAGATATCTTGGATGTTGGCGATACCTCCGGGAACCTGCTGTGCGATGCGATCAATGTCCTGTTGAGTAAGTTCAATCAATGGCAGCATCTCAGGGGTAATAACGTTATTGCTCGGTAGAATCTGATTTGGCGGCACAGCTGCGGAATTATCGTGACCTGCCATTGCGGCCGCATCACGCAGTACTGGACGAGTAAATAGGCTTCGTATCTCAAGAGAAAGGTCCAAGCGGCGTAGTCGCTCGATCACTTGGATAGCCAAGAGCGAGTGTCCTCCAAGCTCGAAGAAGTTGTCGTTGCGTCCAACGCGTTCGAGGTGGAGTAGCTCCTTCCAGATCTCGGCCAGCGCAATCTCCGTATCTCCTTGCGGCGGCTCGTAGGCACGGGTCGTGTAGGCATCGCCTTCCGGTGCGGGCAAAGCCTTTCGGTCAAGCTTGCCGTTGGGCGTCAGCGGCAAAGCTTCCAGATGCATGAAGGCCGATGGCACCATATACTCTGGCAGCAGTGCTACCAGATGTGCGCGCAGCTGTTCGGCCGTGAGCGATGCATCGCCGGTGTGGTAGGCGACCAGGCGTTTGTCGCCCTGCGTCTTCTCGAGGACAATGACTAGAGCCTGCTCGACCAGCGGATGCTCGGCCAACCGCACTTCGATCTCCCCCAGTTCGATGCGGAAGCCGCGGATCTTCACCTGTTGGTCGTTCCGCCCCAGAAATTCCAAATCGCCAGCCGGCAAATAACGGGCCAGATCGCCGGTGCGATACATGCGCGCCTCCGGCGCATCGCAGAAGGGGTCGGGGAGGAAGCGTTCCGCGGTCAACTCCGGGCGGTTCAGATACCCGCGAGCAACGCCCCCGCCGCCAACGTACATCTCGCCCACCGCGCCTAATGGCACCGGCTGACGATGGTTGTCCAGCAGATAGATGCGAAGGTCTGCCAGACGCTTCCCAATCGGACTTGCCGATGTCACAGTATCACTAGCCATTAACGAGCGGTAGGTCACATGCACGGTGGTCTCGGTGATGCCATACATGTTTACCAGCAGCGGTTGGCGCTCGGAACGGCGCCGGTACCAGGAACGAAGTATCGTCGGGTCCAGCGCTTCGCCGCCGAAGATCACATAGCGTAGCCGGTCTGAGAGATTACTCTCGGCCTCCGCTTCCATCAGCGCCCGGAAGGCGCTGGGAGTCTGGTTCAGGACTGTGACCTGCTGTTCGCACACAAGACGATAGAAGTCCTGGCTCGATCGTGCCACCTCGTAGGGCACTATGACCAAGCGGCTTCCGTAATACAGAGCGCCCCATATCTCCCACACCGAAAAATCGAAGGCGAAGGAGTGGAACAGGCACCACACGTCCCGGTCATTGAACCCATAACTGTCCTGGGTTACATCGAACAAACGGATGATCTGTGCATGCTCGACCATCACGCCCTTCGGCGTGCCGGTCGAACCAGATGTATAGATCACGTAAGCCAGATGGTGTCGATTGAGATCCAGTACTTGTGGATCCGTATCCGGGTGCGCCGCCCACACCAAATCCGGAGCATCGAGTTCGACTACTATGAGACCTCGTGTGGTTTCGCTTCCCAGGACTCCACGTCCTAATGCATCGCACAGCAACACGCGCGGGGCGGCATCGCTCAGAATCTGGGAAAGGCGCTCGGAGGGATAGGCGGGATCGAGCGGCACATACGCGCCGCCGGCCTTCAGGATGGCGAGCAACCCAATGATCATCATCGGGCTGCGATCTAGGCAGATTGCCACACGATCGTCCGGCCCGATACCCAGCTCCATGAGGTAATGTGCCAGGCGATTGGCCCGACGGTTCAGTTCCACATAGCTCAACGTCGCATCGTTGAAGGTCAGGGCTGCTGCATCGGGGCTCCGGCGCACCTGCTCTTCGAACACTTGGTGAATGCAGCGATTGTCCGCAGATGGAGCCGGCGTCCGGTTCCATGCCTCCAGCAACAGCTCCCGCTCTTCAGAGGGAATAATGTTGATCCGGCGAACTGGTGTTTGAGAACCTGTTTCGAGTGCCTGTGCAATATTCTCCAATGTCTCCAGCGTATAAGCGCAAATACGCTCTGAAGACACTGGCTCAAGCGCCAGTGCAAGCAACCCTAACGCGTTGCCAAAGTCTTCTACAGAGAGGGTCAACGGATAATTGGTTCGCCACTCATGGCCGAGAAGCTCAATCTCCATTAGCGCGGATGAAGATTGAGTATCCGCAGATGTGACTTGGTCTCCGTATCGATAATTAAATACGGCACTGAACAGCGGTGTCGGTGCCTCGATTCCGCTGCATCGCTGGGCTAGGGCCAGAGAAGCATGCTCATGGGCGAGAAGTTCAGCCAGAGAAGAATGAACTTTTCTTAGCGCTTCGCCTGTATCGATCCCATTGAGATCAACAGATATTGGCAGAGTGTTTACGAGCAAACCTATTGCTTGATCGGTTCTCTCGCTTTCCTGCATACGCCCAAATAGAACTGTGCCGAACACAACTCTGTCGGTGGAAGTAATTGAGGCCAGCACCTGGGCCCACGCGAGATGACAAAGACTTGCCATACTCACGTGTAGCCGCTTGGCTTGCTGTCGCAAGCGCCCATTGAGATGGCCTGGTAAT from Edaphobacter dinghuensis includes:
- a CDS encoding non-ribosomal peptide synthetase, which translates into the protein MSIGELLTTLQDLRISLDLDEEGKSLIIKANKGAINEEIKASLVENREELIAFLRSTSRVTPSAHEKEGHTNQNIALLTPESLPLIDLTQEDIDLIVAQVPGGVANIQDIYALSPSQEGILFHHVMNTAGDPYLIRTMLSFANRPLLDRFFSAVQKVVDRHDILRTSFIWNGISSPAQVVWRKAQVTIDDFKFDPAAGSIEEQLAGRFDPRRHHIDLGRAPLLHFAAAYDPDHDRWLILQTLHHLVGDHSTLELLKSEVAALLGGQEDTLPAPKSFRSLVVQSRLGATVEEHERFFRKTLGDVDEPTLAFGIGDIYQDGGDIAESRQTLPHDLNDRLRRQARRLGVSLASLCHVAWGQILARITGNDTVICGTVLLGRMQGGAAEAVGLFINTLPMRLDLGEIATERTVQQTHVRLADLMAHEHASLALAQRCTISGSSTPLFNTVLNYRYGAFATEDRTTFANDHPLAGIEVLRSEVRNNYPITMSVDDYGDSLGLVALVTRSVSAERICGYMQQALESLAVTLETAPQMLVSLIDVIPPEERELLLEKWNATTSPFADNSCIHQLFEEQAQLTPEAPALVSGDETLSYAELNRQANRLAHHLIKLGVRPDDRIAICVDRSPAMVIGLLAILKAGGAYVPLDPAYPSERLAQVLDDAAPRALLCDARGRGVLGGAASDALVVLDLDVPRSAWSSEAENDPQVAGLTSRHLAYVIYTSGSTGTPKGVMVEHRSAMNFHQAMTHSIYHDFSSPLRIGWNASFSFDMSLKGFLQLLSGHCLVIIPQQVRTSGAEMMVFLRQQQIDAFDTTPSQLKLLIAEGLLEDSHPRTVLLGGELVDGTMWAELSNGGSVTAYNMYGPTECTVDATITPITDADETPHIGSPIMNTRIYLLDSHRQPVPLGAVGEMYIGGAGVARGYLNRPDLTAERFLTDPFSTEPGARIYKTGDLARYLPDGNLVFMGRNDQQVKIRGFRIELGEIEARLAEHPHVERVVVIAREDTFGDKRLAAYYTGDASLTAEQLREYLAALLPEYMVPATFMHLEALPLTPNGKLDRKALPAPEGDAYASQAYEPPQGETETALAEIWKELLHVERVGRNDNFFELGGHSLLAIQLIQRLRQRGLNLEIRILFTTPKLVDLAASLHQSAAFAIPQNLIQPESGIITPDMLPLINLTQDDIDHIVEQVPGGIANIQDIYALSPSQEGILFHHIMADSGDPYLMSTELGFRDMVLLDRFLWAVQQVVDRHDILRTSFIWKGLSVPAQVVWRHAQLSVTELELNPSDGRIADQLAALFDPRSQNMDLTKAPLLQFFIAHDPEHNRWILLRRLHHLVGDQSTLHLLRAEVAALISGTQQAFAPPVPFRNLVAQSRLGVSVEEHERFFRDMLGDLTEPTLPFGISNVHQDGSNITEARQILPGHLNGRLRQQAKRLHVSMASLCHLAWAQVLASITSTDRVVFGTVLFGRMQESERTDQAIGLLVNTLPISVDLNGIDTGEALRKVHSSLAELLAHEHASLALAQRCSGIEAPTPLFSAVFNYRYGDQVTSADTQSSSALMEIELLGHEWRTNYPLTLSVEDFGNALGLLALALEPVSSERICAYTLETLENIAQALETGSQTPVRRINIIPSEERELLLEAWNRTPAPSADNRCIHQVFEEQVRRSPDAAALTFNDATLSYVELNRRANRLAHYLMELGIGPDDRVAICLDRSPMMIIGLLAILKAGGAYVPLDPAYPSERLSQILSDAAPRVLLCDALGRGVLGSETTRGLIVVELDAPDLVWAAHPDTDPQVLDLNRHHLAYVIYTSGSTGTPKGVMVEHAQIIRLFDVTQDSYGFNDRDVWCLFHSFAFDFSVWEIWGALYYGSRLVIVPYEVARSSQDFYRLVCEQQVTVLNQTPSAFRALMEAEAESNLSDRLRYVIFGGEALDPTILRSWYRRRSERQPLLVNMYGITETTVHVTYRSLMASDTVTSASPIGKRLADLRIYLLDNHRQPVPLGAVGEMYVGGGGVARGYLNRPELTAERFLPDPFCDAPEARMYRTGDLARYLPAGDLEFLGRNDQQVKIRGFRIELGEIEVRLAEHPLVEQALVIVLEKTQGDKRLVAYHTGDASLTAEQLRAHLVALLPEYMVPSAFMHLEALPLTPNGKLDRKALPAPEGDAYTTRAYEPPQGDTEIALAEIWKELLHLERVGRNDNFFELGGHSLLAIQVIERLRRLDLSLEIRSLFTRPVLRDAAAMAGHDNSAAVPPNQILPSNNVITPEMLPLIELTQQDIDRIAQQVPGGIANIQDIYALSALQEGILFHYLFTDEGDPYVLSAQISFANRSLLDRFLRAVQQVIDRHDILRTSFVWKGISGPAQVVWRQAQLQVTELEPDPRQGTVEEQLTRLFDPGRYRMDLTRAPLLQFVIAREIGGSRWFALHLRHHLIEDAGSVQVLRAEIEAMMEGRGETLPPAEPFRAFVAQSHGVDLPGAHEEFFKEMLGQVSEPTFPFGLNNVYQHGHKVSRSQIKLPPELNDLLRLQARRLGVTLASLCHLAWGQVLARCSSSERVVFGTVLFGRMHGREGVSQAVGMFINTLPIVLDLDMQGAGVAIERTHFRLAELLKHEHASLAFVQRCSGIEAPTPLFSTVLNYRHNPISAREYRLDEKHPFKGIEWKMGENRTNYPIVLSVDDFSDSLELTSEVLAPVSSERICDYMRQALESLADALETAPKTPVCKLEVIPPAERKLLLEIWNATEAPYPENLCIHQLFEEQVRKSPDAKALIFKGGSLTYTELNSRANRLAHYLIELNVRPDDRVAICVDRGPTMVVGLLAILKAGGAYVPLDPAYPSERLVRALRDAAPRVLLCDAHGRKVLGSSLVDELIMLDLDDPLPAWSRHVEVDPDPATLGLTSQHLAYVIYTSGSTGTPKGVMNEHRALINRLVWMQNAYSLTSSDVVLQKTSFSFDVSVWEFFWTLMAGATLALTPPGEQADPERLIHLICDWKVTTAHFVPSVLNVFIHTPGVERCTCLRQIICSGETLSPAQVKACFEQLPRLWLQNLYGPTEAAIDVTAWSCPSGFDSAIVPIGRPIANTRIYLLDSQHQLVPLGAAGEIYIGGVGVARGYLNRPDLTAERFLPDPFCGEPGTRMYRTGDLARYLPDGNLEFLGRNDQQVKIRGFRIELGEIEARLVEHPLIEQAVVIAKKDTSEDKRLVAYYTTSASKDISAEHLRMYIATLLPEYMVPSAFVHLEALPLTPNGKLDRKALPAPEGDAYASHAYEPPYGETEIVLAEIWKELLHVERVGRNDNFFHLGGHSLLAVRLLSRLAQNFELHIPLTELFAAPTLVQMGTAIDGRRLQGDQQSLPSISRLPDGVKLPLSYGQQRLWFLSQLEGASPVYHIPMAVRLRGDLDTSVLRYSLDTIFARHEALRSIFVTVEGGPAVELLPEAMGLPLSEIDLSDKTDTQGQLIKLYKQQVRTPFDLSRGPLLRACLVRLGDEEHVLILVQHHIVSDGWSMGVLVNELSILYSTYLRGEPNPLPPLEIQYPDYAAWQRKWLAGERLEAQADYWKRTLADAPPLLDLPTDRPRPAQQSFAGAFVPVRINAELTRKLKALSTKHGTTLFMTLLAAWAAVLSRLSGQDDVVIGTPVANRRHVQVENLIGFFVNTLALRIDLGGEPTVEELLRRVRVATLEAQDHQDLPFEQVVEIVNPPRRLDSTPLFQVMFAWQNEQHNPPTLAGLQVESFGISHTNARFDLELALSENDGEVVGSLTYSTALFDEATATRYAGYLLTLLAEATADSQRPIGAVKLLAQDERKLLLETWNATEAPYADSLCIHQLFEEQVRKNPDAKALIFK